The Spinacia oleracea cultivar Varoflay chromosome 2, BTI_SOV_V1, whole genome shotgun sequence DNA segment GTAACCACTTTTTTCACCTGTGTTGTTTGGATGCGTGGCTTAAACTTAACGGTTCTTGCCCTGTTTGTCGAAATTCTCCGTTACCTACGCCTATTTCTACGCCGTTAGCGGAGGTTGTCCCCCTTTCTCAGTACCCTGATAATCGCCGCAGGTCTAATGTCGTTTCCTCCTCTTAATttgtactatattttttaggtCTACTTAATTTTCTCTGTTCTTAATTTTTGCCTCTTGTTTAGAGTGTGGTTGATTTGATCCAAAGAAGGGCAGATGTAAACACAAATTGAATTTACGGGTTGTTTTATGTTATTTACTTgcctaattcatgcaaataTTTACCACGGGCGCTTGTCCATTAATGTTTGATTATGCTCGATAGTGATTATACAGCTTACTACTTTTTGTGTTAAAGTGTGGGATGCTATGTTCGTTGCTCCCTAGcaacaagaaaagaaaaaggtggagaaaaaataagaaaggaaaagaaagagtgaaaaaaggTCCAATTTGTTGTTCACTTTATTTAGCAGCAAATATTATTATGATGCCTTTGATATTGGAAGTTGGTTAAATGACTATCTTATCATTAAGAATTTGTGTGAGAATCACAACATTTTACATTTTGATTTGGTACCGTACATTTGTTGAGATGATTGTATGCTACGGAGTACTTTAAAAAGTCAATTCATTTGCCTAATTCCTCCTTTAATCTTCGTGAACATTTtgcattttaattttgattatctggataattaattaggttgcAATTCTTGTAACTAATTAGACTTACAGTGTGTCGTATGATAAAGTTGTGAAGTTAGTTTAGTGTTGTCTTAGCAAACTAACTAACCTTGATTAAGCAAGCCATAAAATATTGTAGCCATCTCTCTAAAGCATGTTCATTCAGAATTAATTAAGTTGACAAAGCTAGCTACTTAGTACTTACGTGCCATTTTTTTAGTCCTTTAAAGTTACATTAGTTTCAAAATGTTTCCAACGTAACTTTATTGATCATTAATGAAATTAGTCCCAATACGAAAATCCATCGATGTTATATTGTTATTCATTCCACATAGATGTTGTACAAATTTTTGTATAAGGCAgttttacacaaaagaccatCTTGTTGTCATACAAGTTAAGtaatggaatcaattagttaaacactgaaactaattagttaatcactagaacaaattagttaaacaatgaaactaattagttacacactaaaactgattagttaaaaaatcgattagttaaacaatgaaagtCGTATTTCCAATAAGACGATTTTACACAAAAATTATCGTGTTGTATAACAAGCTGTAAGCAGTTGGTTAcaacttcctacaatggcaaTTGGCATGCATGGGGTATGAATCAATTATTTTaatgctaaaaataaaaaaacgttGCTTTAGTTATGGACTGTTTCGCACATGCATGACTACACAATGAAGTTGAACTGATAGTAAGAACATATTAGTCCGTAGTAGTAGAATCTTTTTCTACTAAAAAGAAAATATCAAATCATGTGCAATTGTGATATTCTGATTCTTCTATTCAATAATTGACtgcttttataaaaaaattattttattttttgtggtTGAAAGTTGGAACTATACGCGATTACGATGTTTAAGAATTATTCTTgcgtccacaataatattagcgTGGATCTAAAATTAATTGTTTTCTCTAGCACTATTTTTACACTCATAGTGAcatttattgttcatatagtaactataataaattaaacaccaaaattcttagacataataaccattttttgaagcatAGTAACTCTATGTTCTTAAAAGCGATTTGTGACttcaaatcacattattcaaacaCAACATGTATCAAAGAcactaatttgatatttttttcataataatcttaataaaatgccaaaataaattaagaacAAGTTGTTGACTTTATTTTAAAACATGGTCTACAATAAATTTAATGTGGACCAACTCCATTTAAGAATGGGTGGATGTTTAAGCGTTTTTTATCCTTTGTTTTCTCCTGATCAAGCATTTTTATTTCCTTCGTATGCTCTAGGTAGTATGGTTGCATCTTACGGAGAGTATTATTTTATGAGTTaatgttttattatttaattcacttattTCATTGAGACATGGTTACGAGAAAAAGAGTTGACTTTGAAAAAAGTTAAGAAGTTGAGTATAGGGGAATTGTGACAAGATTAGACCACTTGATCGAGCTACTAAACAACAGGAAACTGAATATAGGGGAATTGCTATAGAACCTCTAAACACTAATCTCCAGATCTCCCATCTCCATTTTCTTCATTTCTTTAATTATTAACTTGAACTTTTTGAAAACTCACTTTTCAATTCCTCTATGTTTTTTAAAGTAGTCAGACCAAAAGAGAAGGAAAAATAGTAATTGTATTAATGTGTTTGATTAATTAGCTACAAAACAGATAGAAGAGTATAAATACAAACTAATGAGGGAGCTAAACTAACTTCCTACAAAGTGATATTACCCTTGTACCCTTATATTTATTTACAACTCccatagttttcaatcaatcTTCAATCTCAGGCAAATGTTTCTACTTTTTGTATTCATATCTAACAAATTAGTTATTGTTTGGTTAGTTTCAAAGAGTGGATTTTAAACCAACCAGTCTAGACCTGAAAATTCCAAGTTCGACATTAACCTCAAGTGTATGTGGGGAGTATTGAACTCATTATACAATAATGGTACGTATAtgggatttgaactatatgtatAATGTATATCTATTATTTGTAGTGATTTAACTTCACCCATTCTTATATCTGGAACTCGCACatttatctatctatatattgtactatatttaaaaaaaaaaaaagtgatacATTAATGTGGAGCCGGAAAATATTACTCTCTAATatgtctcttttaatataaatagttaaacttttaatataaatattaaaaaaaaatacatcaaATATTTTTAGTTACtatctttattaaataatttatttcttATTTACACGTTAGTTAAATCAAATCCACGTGATCTCAAAAATTTATATACTATACCAAAAGAGAGAAATCAATATGGTGATGAAAAATGTCACCCTATAATGCGTCTCTCttttaattgaaaaaaataattcaaatattttagttcaggagaaatattacggGGTATTGATTTTCATTATAAGGCGGTTCTGTTCgacatattttgacttatttcagacaaattcAATGTTCTTACTTAATTTGTTGGATTTTTATGATGAAAATTGCGAATTTCTTTAGATTGTTGATTTTTTGGTGGTTAAGCATTTACAAACATAATTCCCTTGTGCCATATACCTATATGATTGCTTGTGAATGGTGAGGTGAAAACAAGAGGCAAATGAAGCTTGATAaagattttaagtttttatataatccCGCATGCATCGCGTAAATATAAGACTAGTATCATATAACATACCCTATCTGGCTATCTCATATGATATTATGCCCTCTATCCTGACCATATATACCTCCTACATGCTACTAAATTGTAGGGAAATAGAGAGAATTCGTCTTGTAATTTGATCTCCGCCCATATCTTAATACAACAAGTCCACAACATACCTCTTACTGATATCCCCGTCAAATCCGCTGAATTAGTTCATGTCTCAAAATATTTTACCGTCTCGATTTACTCGCTCCACTTTTCTTATAAAGTTGTCTCAAAATACTTACAAGTTGCGACACTTCTTATAGTGTAAATGCGAAATATTTGTTGAGGAATGGAAAATGCATGATATAAAATTATGCGGTATGCACTAGTCATTGTGTAAATGAGACGAGATTCTCTATAAACCATTCGAACTTAAATGCATATAAAGCATGTGTATGATTTTATAAActccataataaataaaattgaaCATGAACATAATATACACTTTCATTTAAGTTCACGGGCAACTCGTTTACTTATATGAACAAGGAAGCCTATTTATATTCATGGAAAAAAAcattttggaaaaataaaataaaataattatattattagcattttacccttgtacaaattttcctttataGATAAAAATAATATGTTTGCCTTTTAACCTCCTAAAACATGAAAGTGTAAAATAAAATCACAAAtttgacttttatgattttcaAAAGTTAAAAGTcaaaactcttttttttttgaaaaatctcGTGTATGGAACTGCGCTTGATTAAGAAACGAGTCGTTTATGATCTGGATTCCCGAACACAAAATATCCTTGACAAACCGAGTTTAAACAAACTTAGAGCATGAACTGGTTTTCCAAACACAAAAAAATATCCTTGACAAACAACAAATTTTAGAGCACGAGATCGAGTTCGACTCAGATAAGCTGAGTTAATATCTAACATGGAAAAggtattacttcctccgttccgcaaAGGATGCATCATTTCTATTTGTACGTATGTCAATACGCttctttaaacattaatatctctaaatgtataagtaaaaattataaaaagttgatatttggaatccttgcattaatatgaatttaacaagatctcacttgactatgttttttcttacacaacaaTGAAAGAAAAAAATGATTGTCAAAGTAAATTGATAAATAGTGCGCAAATGAGAAACGAAGGAAGTATTAGGATGAGTAGGCTCCGATCGACTCGTTTACATACGTAGCTTTACTTTTGCTAGCTAGACAATAGGCCTTATTTTGGCTATTGGACATTGGGTCTCGGGCTCTTGGCTACTAGGCCCAACAATCCAACAAATCCTTTAACCCATAACAAGTCCATACTCCCCTATATATGGCCATCTCATTAGAATGGAACCCTTAACCATGACACCGTACCGCGGTACCGTCCGTTCCTAATAGCCTAATTTGGTGGCCTAAGTTGTTCAGTATGCCTTTCATGCACTGTCTGACTCCGGATATTGATAAGCTACGGGGTAGTTTAGTACTCCTCCGGCCCTTTTAGAGTTTAGTGATCCGTAATTAGTTTTACATGTATGTTAGCATAATACTCTAAAAGGGCTAATGCTAATTATAAAGATGATTCTTTTTTTGTGCTATAATTATGAAAACAAGTAGGGAActtgtttgttattttttatttttggtgttagcatccGGTTCACTTTAGGGTTAATCCGGATTTGAGGCGAGTTTTGGGTTgataggtttcagtcccctcccaattattgttgcgggggatcgaacacgagtcctccctaccaaattcagcctcaatcactTGTTTGTGATTGTCGTGTGAACAAATGTGTATCTCGAATTTCctaaaaaatgacattttattgGGCGGTTTGGATTATATATTTGGGTGCATAATATTCAACGTGCACCTTAATAAACATTCATTTAGCACCTAATGAATATggagaatgatttcaatgtatGCGTACAAGtgaaatatttttaatatagTTCTCGATTTGAACTATATATTCACTATTTGTTCTTTGAGTATATACAATATGTTATTTATATTTGTGCTAAATGTTGTTCGTTTAAAAACAGGGTGCACGGGGAGCATAGTGCACCCGGGTACATAAACGACATTTTGCATGAGTTATGAGTTTATAGACCTTAACATTAGATACACGAacttgtttttgcttttgcatcaaAATTATTATAATAGTTTGACTTCTGCCTTATACTCCCTGCGCCCcggaatacttgcaccgctttcttTATAAAGCCGTCCCAGATTACTTGTACCGGTTCTATAAATggtaattttttattaatattatatcaactaCCCCCTTCACATGTCATTTTGTGGTCACATGCACTCTCCCCCTTACCCCCTTACTCCTTTAAAAAGTTGTCACATATccctatctatattaaaaaataccccactatcaactactatcttattaaataataatatattactttgtattaaattatgtgccggtcaaaccggtttaagtattccgggacgaaggAGTAATATATTTATTTACTTCCATTGCTCTTTAATAATATTTGCAATTTAGATTGAACAAAAGCAAGGATAACAATAGAAGCATAGAGTCATTGTTGTTTTTATGGATGTCACATTGAGTTTGGCCCATATCTTCTTTGGAAGAGTTATAGACTTATAGAAATAAAAGGTACTCCCTCCCGGTTATTGTTAAGTTCCTTAAACTTGACTTTGCAATCATTCATATACACTaggtttgaatttaatttttatttaatatatacttcctccgtttcagaaagttctttacgctttggaaaatgtgtccaaagtataaaaactttgaccgtaaattctcaccattatatacatcaaaacgttacatgtaagatcttgttagattggtcttgggatgtattttcagaatatcaaatttttataattttttcacatacgaaattggatatattagtagtcaaatgttgcattggagttcgtgcaaatagtaactgtaaagatctttttgaaacggaggtagtaagtaTCAAATGTTATTAGGTAAAATGTTGTTTGATCAGCCATAACGATTCACAATACTTATTtcataatatcaatttttttataatttcatGAATAGGAAATTAGAAATATTTAATAGACAGATAATTCACTGGCAAATGTGTCGGTCTAATTGAtgctttaaaaaaaacaattagaGTTTAAAATGAACAAAATAACAGCCCCACGTACATTTCAAACCTCAACCAAATACTCTGCAAAATATACAAAAAAATAAGTTCTCCCTATGGAGCAATCTTATTGTGTGTCTCGTAGTATGAAGACTATGAACAtagtccaaaaatagaaatgatGCAATAATTGCAAAAATTTCAAATAATAGAAATGGATAGTTAAAGAATGGATGAAGTATGAATTATGGAGTAGCGCCCATGGTGCATGGCACAAGGGCGTGTTCGCTGGCACTCATGGCATaacaccatgggcgctggcaccatggacGCTACTCCATATAAACAACCAAATGTTTGATCACATGTTTTtatttactccgtatataagATTACTCAAAGTAGTCTTGGTTATCTTGAGCTCAATCCATACGCCCGATCCGAAAATAACGAATTTGGATAGATTTTTGTAGGATAGAAAAGCGACTTAAAATTTGTACCAGCCCGACACGATGGAATGCTATTTAAGTTACGTCGCGACTTGTACCTACTACCCACCCCTCCTTTTGATCCGGTCTAGTAGAAGTAAATGTTTGGATACAAATTTTTGTTACCAAATTAATTCCACTAGTCAACTGATTATAGCTAGCAAATGTGTCGTATTCGTGTTTGGTTTCGTGTCGGTTTTGTTTTGTTCATAATACGAAATATGACAAATTAATCTAAACGTGTCATGTACCGGTTGATTTTGTATCTTGTAGTACCAACTTCATGTTTATTCTCAAAAACTTAATGTTCGTGTCTTGTAGTTGACGATCGTGTTGTCGTATCGTGTCAGAGACCGACAAacttttttttaagttttattttacttttgtgGTAAAATTGGATGTCGACCATTACGAAAGAGTAACAGCCAAAatgttacggagtactccgtagtcCGTACTGCTACTACAAGTAAATAAAGCACCCATAGGCCATTTCCACCGTCCACGGTCGGCACCTCCATTACCGTCAATTTCAATCCCATCAGGAAAACATCCCCATTTTCATACCATCGCATATAAGTTATAACGCCGTTAAGTTATTGTCTAAAAAGGAAATTCTCTGTGTCATTCGTTTCCTTTaactttttgaaatttgaatctgttttcCCTCACTACACCCCACTCTACCAAAGTAACCAAATCACAAGATTCGACTCCCTTTGATTTAATCCAACGGCCATAAATCCTCCTCATGACACCCATCTCGTGATCCCCAATTTCTTTATAAAACCCCCCGCTTTTTCTCCCTCCCTCCCTTAAAACCCTCATTTCTTCTTTCTCACTTTCCAGAAACTTCAAtcaatctctctcctctttttgaaTCTTCTTCTTCAAGCCTCAATGTCGGAAATCACAGACAACGGAGCTCCACATCCAGAGGGGGGAGAATCGTTCATGGAGAAGATCGCTGAGAAACTTCACTTCCATGACAGTCACGATCAAGAGAAGAAGCACGAGGAGGAAGAGAAACACGAAGAAAAGAAGCATCACGATTCATCATcgtcttcctcttcttcttcctcagaTTCCGAATCTGATAAGCCTAAAAAGACGTCGTCTCCCTCTGCTGCCGCTGCTGCTGTTTCTTCTGCTCAAGCTAAGATCAATCGTCTTTTTGGCCGTGAGAAACCTGTTCACAAAGTTCTCGGCGGTGGAAAACGTACGATTTTTCTGTCCCCCTCTCTCTTCTAATTTGATTTTGAAGCTCGTTTATCATGATTTACTTCTCATCTGAGCTTtaaactttgattttttttattattattgcaAAAAGTATACTTCATGTAGTAGCTTACTTCTAATCTGGGAATACTTCGTACATGATTTACTTTTTGACTTGATGTCAGAGAGTTAGGTTATATTAGTCGATTAGAAATTGTTCATGTAGTAGCTCGTGTTAGATTAATTTATTAGTTAATGCTATAATCATTATTTGAAGATactttaattaacaaaaaaagaaatctacgaagtataaagttttgattaattagaaATGATGAAATGAATGAGAATGACGGTGCAGCTGCTGATGTATTCCTGTGGAGGAACAAGAAGATCTCAGCCACTGTATTGGGAGGAGCTACTGCGATCTGGATTCTGTTTGAGTTGATTGGATACCATCTGCTCACTCTCGTTTGCCACCTCTTGATTTTCTCACTTTCAGTCTTGTTTTTATGGGCGAATGCTTCCACTTTTATTAACAAGTAATCTCCAAAGGCCCTCTCTTAACTACATTTTGTGTTCATGTATTCAATTATTTTATTGAATAGTTTGATTAGTGAAGATTAATGATTCGAATGTGAACTGTAGGTCATCGCCACCTCATATTCCAGAGGTTGCTCTACCAGAGAAGCCTATCCTTGAGATTGTTGGTGCCCTTAGGGCTGAGTTGAATCGAGGACTCTCGGTATTGCACGATGTTGCTACTGGAAAAGACTTGAAGAAGTTCCTCGCTGTATGAATCACTCAATCACTCACCTTGTTTATTTGTTAATCCTTGTATTGGAGGAGCTAGGAAAGTTTGTCAATATGAGTTTGATGATTGTATCATTTGTTGTTTGCAGGTCATTGCAGGATTGTGGTTTTTGTCAATTGTGGGCAAAAGTTGTGATTTCTTGACCCTCTTCTATATTAGTAAGTGATTACATTGGTTCTCATTGCTGTTGGTTTGTGATTATGATTCGAGGAACGATGATATTAAGCATTGCCATTTGTGTTTGTCACAGACTTCGTATTGTTGCACACCGTCCCTGTTCTCTACGAGAAGTACGAGGACCATGTTGATGCTTTCGCAGAGAAGGCGATGGGTGAGGCCAAGAAGCATTACGGTGTGGTGAATGAGAGGTACATAAGTAAGATTCCGAGAGGACCTTTGAAGAGCAAGAAGGCAGAATAGATATGTTAAAACAAGCCTTAATCCACAAACAAGTGTTAGGTTTCCTAACTCTTGACATACCCAAAGGGGCTACTCACCTTTGGCGTTTTCATTTTGGCTATTTGCATTTGACTTTTGGGGGCCTTAGAAGTGTTATTGCTGGGTTTAGATTATTGGAGTTGCCAGTTTTTGTAAGCTTTGTGGGCGTTGCTTTGTTCTTGGTTATTAACAATTATGGCACAGTAGAGTTACCTAATCTTGTTTATTCGTGGATATGGTTCTCTTGGCTTTGATAGGTAATAGGTTTTGCTAGAGTTTATTTGTGATGTATTAGTCACATAACATTGGTCTTTTGTTACCCGTGCTAAGcaaaatatatactccgtacaatTGATTTTGGTACTTGCTTATTAACATTGGTATCTCACTATCATACTCCTTTCCCTTCTGCTGTGGTTAAAGTCGCTCTTGGATATTGTGATTTGAATGTAAACTGCTGCATTTCGACAGACTGGGGACTTGAAGCAAATTTAATGGCTTCAGTGTCTCAAAATTGGCTGGTTATACGTCACAATCTCGGTAGGAGCCACCATCGGACACTGGCCTGTGGGTGTACAACGTCCCAAGGAGTGTGCCATGCCCTATACTTGTGAATATTACGGAGTAGTTGCTCAGTTTTTCTCTTTGATGTTTACTTGTGAATCATTTGTCCTTGTCTGTATCCTATTCATCAACATGTCCTTGTACTATCCGAATGTACCTTGTGTTGTCACTAACTCGACATGTTAATTGGTCTATCTATCATCTCAAAAAAGTATATTCACAGGTACTCTCCGTCTCTCCCTCCCTAAAAAATTGCTCCATGTACTAAGTAGATGTTATTAATTTGTGGTCCCCACATGTTTCTCATAACACACTACTCCTATTTGCTTTTGTTTATACTCAATTCTTAATGAAGTGGATTTTAtgacaatcttttagggacagagggagtacggGGTTAGGAGTCTGACAAAGATTATCAATATCAAGTCTTAGTCATTCATTGGCATAATGTTTGGACTTAGGAGTCTGACAAAGATCAGATCACAAAACGCCTATACCAAAACAGAGCTCAAGTTACTCCGTATTGAATACCAAAGCGCTGATGCTGATATACACAACGCAAAACTGGTTTGACACTTTCTTAATACAACCCAAAGATTTGACAATGAAAATCATCCCAAATTGGATCATGGTTTACAACTTTACATGCATGCTCTATCCTTGAAATTCAGAAGCGTTATATTTCAAACTAAATTGGTCATTTCTCCAACTGCATAGGAAATCATAGAAGAGTTTAGTTTTACTGCTTTGGACATGAGTAATATAAGACTCTAAAATGGAATAGAAGTCCAAAATGGGGTGGGGAACAGTTTTAGTCCTGAAATGCAATTCGCATACTTGGGGATAACCACTCTATGAGACCTTATTGTGAATAAATGAAAAATTGTGATACAAATCAGTTTGAAGTTTGGCTATATCATCTACATAAGAAATATAATGAGGATCTATTTGCAATTGAATCAATATTATAAATGAATTAAAGATTACACAAccaaaacaacaaaaagaataaaacaaaaacTTTTACCTTTTGGCTAATTACACATGACATTTTGTATTCAGGCAACAGCTTCGCAGCTAAGGGAACTGCTTGCCTGAAGGTGTAAGAGGAACTGTGGAGAACTCAGAAGCAGGATTATCATACGGTCTAGAGCTCTGAGCGGAATATAGTGATCTTGATGTATCAATAGATGGATTTATGGGAGAAAAGATAGGAGGTCTTCCGCTAGAGCTTGCTCTTCGCTCAGGCAAAGCAGAAGGAGCAGCTGAGGTGCTTGGACTGCTACCATTAACATCTCCCTTCGATCCTTCAGTAGATTCTGTGgattctctcttctctctctcttcagaTTCTTTAAGAAGATAATCAACCCATAGATCTGCAAAGGACTGAGGGAAAAGAACAAATAGCATTagcaaaagcaaaagcaaaagcttCAGGTCTGACCGGTAAAACATTTAGTTAAGAGTCAACCAGCTTTACCTGATTTTCTGAAGCTGTATTTGTAGGTGTCCCTGGAGAACCTCCACCCATAAACCCACCAACAAAGCGGCCTGGCAAACCCAATACACCACGAACTACACCTTTTCCAGTTCCTTGCTGAGCAGCACCTATCCGCTGCTTGTCATCTTCTGAAAATCCCAGCATGCGAACCATGAGATCAAGAACCTGCTCAGAGTCAATGGTTTTCACTATCAGCAATCAAAACAAGAATTTTGATAATTTCAATTCGTGTCACACCACAGGCCACATTAAAGATTGAGGTCGTGAAATAATACTGTACGGCTGTACCTCTTTGCTGTGGTTTCTCTGAAAGTATGTCACAAGCAACTTGATGACAATGCGCCTGAAAAAGATCATAAATGACATTTCCTTGTTATTTCCTTCTCAAGAAAATCTTCATAAAAAAAATAGCAGGATAACTAATTGGcatacaaaaaaaaatggagtTGGATGGTTTGGTACGTAGAACATTAGTCATGAGGTtagaaatgtcattttctcgtgCAAAAATGATGACAATCTTGATAAAAATCAGTTTAGTGTCAAGGCACaagggggggagggggggggggggggggtcagTCATAAAGAGACACGTGACAGAATCATACAGCTCATTCTCAAGCTTTTGGATGAAGAAAATCGCCACTTCAGGTCTATACTGTTGGTTGCATATCCATGATTTATTGAAAAGGCAAAAAATAGTTTACTCCATCATAGCACCCTCTATTGAAGGAACATGGGCGAACAGAAGACAATGATTCCAAAGTTTGTCAAAACCATCCTATCCACGTTGAGAATTGATCTTGATGGAAGTGAGAAATTTTGTGCAGAATGGAATGTCTAATTAGCAAAATATATGTCCAACATGATTCCAAAAAGGCACACTAAATATGTTAGGCCTCTGAAACTGGCATGTTTCTATGCATCTAGTTGGTTTCTAAAAATACTGTTGCCACATACTACGTACAATACTTTTTGTATGCTTCGTATAATAGAGGAAAGATCTAGCGTAAGATTGAAATTCAGTGCATGGAAAAGTAGTCCACATTTCCCAAATGCTAACCTGTCGACTAGAAAGTCAGAATCCACAGACATCCTATTGAGCCTTGTCATACTTTGCTCTAGTGCACGCCGTAGTTTCGCATTGTCTTCCTCAAGCTTATTTACCCGATTCTTCCATTCTGCTACTAAATTGTCTGCTTGTGCAAGCTTGTCTAAAATGTCTTCCTTTTCCTTGTTTG contains these protein-coding regions:
- the LOC110790090 gene encoding reticulon-like protein B4; translation: MSEITDNGAPHPEGGESFMEKIAEKLHFHDSHDQEKKHEEEEKHEEKKHHDSSSSSSSSSSDSESDKPKKTSSPSAAAAAVSSAQAKINRLFGREKPVHKVLGGGKPADVFLWRNKKISATVLGGATAIWILFELIGYHLLTLVCHLLIFSLSVLFLWANASTFINKSSPPHIPEVALPEKPILEIVGALRAELNRGLSVLHDVATGKDLKKFLAVIAGLWFLSIVGKSCDFLTLFYINFVLLHTVPVLYEKYEDHVDAFAEKAMGEAKKHYGVVNERYISKIPRGPLKSKKAE